From Candidatus Zixiibacteriota bacterium, one genomic window encodes:
- a CDS encoding cation:proton antiporter — protein sequence MNELGYLRDLVVIMGLGVAIVAIFHRLKIPTIAGFIVAGMFVGPKGLGLVNDIHQVEVLAEIGVTLLLFGIGLEFPLDRLRRLWKLILIGGFIQVGLTIGTAFLIARSLGLSWEASLLTGFIVAVSSTAIVLKGLEQRGEIDAPHGRFTMGILIFQDLCVVPMIMIIPLLGDSEGISTGMIATLARSLVIIAVVLVAARLVVPKLMDMVARTRQRHLFIMTVLLVCIGTAWVSASAGVSLALGAFLAGLIVGGSGYRHQALADIFSFREVFISIFFVSVGMLLDMAAIIPNIVGIVVLLVGLMAGKFLIVFIAGLSMRMPVRVSAMAGTALAQIGEFSFVMLGVAGTYQLIDPTHASNLMAAAVFSMLLTPFALSLAPALAAGVGKFRVLTRLLDVTTAQEASERSSEMKNHIIIGGYGLAGHDLAKALSDFDIPYVIVDMNPENVRLGLKRGEPILFGDITSPEVLGFLGASQAKTFVIVVNDQSAIEQAVKAARSVRSDLHILVRTRYLQDVHRLSEAGAADVIVAEVVTAAEVVTTILKMNGIGDEEIEKRHLI from the coding sequence ATGAATGAGTTGGGTTATCTAAGAGATCTGGTCGTAATAATGGGACTCGGTGTCGCCATTGTTGCGATCTTCCATCGACTCAAGATTCCCACCATTGCAGGATTTATCGTAGCCGGTATGTTCGTGGGTCCCAAAGGGCTGGGCTTGGTCAATGATATACACCAGGTAGAAGTCCTCGCTGAAATTGGTGTCACTCTCCTGCTATTTGGAATTGGTCTGGAATTTCCTCTCGATAGACTTCGGCGTCTTTGGAAGCTTATCCTCATAGGCGGCTTTATCCAGGTAGGACTCACCATAGGGACTGCATTTCTGATTGCAAGATCATTGGGTCTTTCCTGGGAAGCATCGCTACTGACCGGGTTCATTGTAGCTGTATCCAGCACAGCGATTGTTCTCAAAGGACTGGAGCAACGCGGTGAGATTGATGCCCCTCACGGCCGTTTTACAATGGGTATTCTCATTTTCCAGGATTTATGCGTAGTCCCCATGATTATGATAATTCCACTCCTGGGTGACTCAGAGGGAATATCAACTGGAATGATAGCAACCTTGGCTCGATCGCTTGTGATAATCGCCGTCGTACTCGTGGCGGCCCGACTTGTAGTTCCAAAATTGATGGACATGGTCGCACGAACTCGGCAGCGGCATTTGTTTATCATGACCGTCTTGCTCGTCTGTATTGGAACAGCCTGGGTTTCGGCCAGCGCTGGAGTTTCTCTCGCACTTGGAGCCTTTCTGGCGGGGCTGATAGTAGGTGGGAGTGGATATCGGCATCAGGCGTTGGCAGATATTTTTTCATTCAGAGAAGTGTTCATTTCAATATTCTTTGTTTCCGTGGGGATGCTGTTGGATATGGCAGCTATAATCCCAAATATTGTTGGTATCGTTGTTCTGCTCGTAGGACTAATGGCAGGCAAGTTCCTGATCGTGTTCATTGCTGGACTGTCGATGCGTATGCCGGTGCGAGTAAGCGCAATGGCCGGTACAGCCCTCGCCCAGATCGGAGAGTTCTCGTTCGTTATGCTGGGTGTGGCTGGAACATACCAATTAATCGATCCAACCCACGCCAGCAATCTTATGGCTGCTGCAGTGTTTTCAATGCTTCTCACACCATTTGCTCTTTCTCTGGCACCTGCCCTGGCGGCTGGAGTAGGAAAGTTTCGAGTTCTCACTCGCCTATTGGATGTTACCACTGCCCAGGAAGCTTCTGAACGTTCTTCGGAAATGAAGAATCATATAATAATCGGAGGATATGGGCTTGCGGGACATGATTTGGCCAAAGCTCTAAGTGACTTCGATATCCCATACGTAATCGTCGATATGAACCCCGAAAATGTTCGCCTTGGACTCAAGAGGGGTGAACCGATCCTCTTTGGTGACATTACCAGCCCTGAAGTGCTGGGTTTCCTTGGTGCCTCGCAAGCTAAGACATTTGTGATTGTTGTGAACGATCAGAGCGCCATTGAGCAAGCGGTAAAAGCTGCCAGGAGTGTAAGGTCAGACCTGCATATTCTTGTGCGCACAAGGTATTTGCAGGATGTCCATCGACTATCGGAGGCTGGTGCGGCAGATGTGATTGTGGCGGAAGTCGTAACTGCCGCTGAAGTGGTTACAACAATTTTGAAGATGAATGGTATTGGAGATGAAGAAATCGAAAAACGTCATCTGATTTGA